The following coding sequences lie in one Lolium perenne isolate Kyuss_39 chromosome 2, Kyuss_2.0, whole genome shotgun sequence genomic window:
- the LOC127333937 gene encoding uncharacterized protein, which yields MATTTAAALRLLRRRAAAPPSPMLRSPFPGPHSKASAALLSTVSRLYVAPPLLRRYSTKGTDGTAPTDIPGTGRMNQGTDDTTADDIPSAYLKNGGTDDTTTTDDVPGAYLKSGGTDGTTTATVIAGNCLHNKGIDGATAAADVHETCLKNKFSATRVLRSFSSVNPLFKNPMGCSPFGRFSSCSYRQMSTLSSWDSQPVTNTIYFSRKFKPEDLERIIDHFQKVPFFTSILSNRLFNVTAPPSGKRAAKNPFWKSVSRMSRLSLSEAAGIALRSLAEVASENHIRGIELGEAICLDNIWIDKKTGKCVFRYIKPKAELRQGPLRQEKVASDMKRLAKVSREIIQLLHPQAVHPAPLSHWLDLMEESQPRIEMIMYHTLFLTTPKRFIYHVTVDQILRKEFSVGDKMILMEILCNIAHLKGLFTIAELHELLNYSMGLSRLGFQKRQKMKEAKAAAAAAAEEAAAAGTALSSGSTAGTALSSGSTPGTDPGDGTATLAAVTVKSKRRRRRRSKKGNQSDPLEGTPAQFLGEAEKKEFLKNLNDGRNVVSFIRDCPVHGCECACKGFIFVDPSMLNRNDIVELVHFVFKDFDHEVLELFHQKGIFHLLNMEALFGEEKGKWRLR from the exons atggccaccaccaccgccgccgccctccgcctCCTGCGCCGCCGCGCAGCGGCGCCGCCGTCCCCGATGCTACGGTCTCCTTTCCCTGGGCCGCATTCCAAG GCCTCCGCCGCCTTACTGTCGACCGTCTCCCGTCTGTACGTCGCTCCGCCCCTGCTGCGGCGCTACTCGACCAAG GGCACGGACGGTACCGCTCCCACAGACATCCCTGGGACCGGCCGCATGAATCAG GGCACTGACGATACCACCGCTGATGACATCCCCAGTGCTTACCTTAAGAACGGG GGCACTGACGATACCACCACCACCGATGACGTCCCTGGTGCTTACCTTAAGAGTGGG GGCACTGATggtaccaccaccgccaccgtcattgCTGGGAACTGCCTTCACAATAAG GGCATTGATGGTGCCACCGCAGCCGCCGACGTCCATGAGACTTGCCTTAAGAATAAG TTTTCTGCCACGAGAGTACTTCGGTCATTCAGTAGTGTGAATCCCTTGTTTAAAAATCCAATGGGGTGTTCTCCTTTTGGACGGTTTTCGTCATGCTCCTACAGACAAATGTCCACTTTGTCTTCATGGGACTCACAACCTGTGACTAACACAAT CTATTTTTCCAGGAAATTCAAGCCTGAAGATCTAGAAAGGATCATTGATCACTTCCAAAAAGTCCCCTTCTTTACCTCAATCCTCTCAAATAGGCTATTTAATGTCACAGCCCCTCCATCTGGCAAGCGCGCTGCGAAGAACCCATTTTGGAAATCTGTTTCTAGGATGAGCCGTCTTTCACTTTCAGAAGCTGCTGGGATTGCCCTAAGATCGTTGGCTGAGGTAGCATCTGAAAACCACATTAGAGGTATTGAACTTGGTGAGGCAATCTGCCTGGATAATATATGGATAGACAAGAAAACGGGAAAATGTGTTTTCCGTTACATCAAGCCAAAAGCAGAATTACGGCAGGGTCCTCTTCGGCAGGAGAAAGTGGCTAGTGATATGAAGCGTTTGGCAAAAGTAAGCAGAGAAATTATCCAGTTACTTCATCCACAAGCTGTCCATCCAGCGCCCCTCAGCCATTGGCTTGATTTGATGGAAGAATCGCAGCCAAGGATTGAAATGATTATGTATCATACTCTGTTCCTTACAACCCCAAAGCGATTCATTTATCATGTCACGGTTGATCAGATTCTTCGCAAAGAGTTTTCTGTTGGGGATAAAATGATCCTTATGGAGATACTTTGCAACATCGCTCATCTCAAAGGACTTTTCACCATTGCTGAGTTGCATGAGCTATTGAACTATTCCATGGGTCTCTCAAGATTGGGGTTTCAAAAGAGGCAAAAGATGAAGGAAGCCAAAGCAGCTGCTGCAGCAGCTGCTGAAGAAGCTGCTGCAGCTGGTACAGCACTTTCATCGGGTTCAACAGCTGGTACAGCACTTTCATCGGGTTCAACACCTGGTACAGATCCTGGAGATGGCACAGCCACATTAGCTGCAGTCACTGTGAAGAGTAAAAGGAGGAGAAGGAGACGGTCCAAGAAAGGTAACCAATCAGATCCTCTTGAAGGGACACCAGCGCAATTTCTAGGCGAAGCTGAGAAAAAAGAGTTCCTGAAGAATCTCAATGATGGACGAAATGTTGTTAGTTTTATACGCGATTGCCCGGTGCATGGTTGTGAGTGCGCGTGCAAGGGTTTCATCTTTGTTGACCCATCGATGTTGAATCGAAATGATATTGTTGAACTTGTGCACTTCGTTTTCAAGGACTTCGACCATGAAGTCCTGGAGCTGTTTCATCAGAAGGGTATATTCCACCTTCTCAACATGGAGGCTCTATTTGGTGAAGAGAAAGGCAAGTGGAGACTTCGCTAG